A genome region from Triticum aestivum cultivar Chinese Spring chromosome 2B, IWGSC CS RefSeq v2.1, whole genome shotgun sequence includes the following:
- the LOC123045160 gene encoding uncharacterized protein, protein MGKGRSCRYGSERLLYPVQASGHHVAGAADHLADLDEEDVWSVLAAPAPDSNRSTSSGRQPEQVRRGRWTAGGLSLAFEATASAPAGRHHHHVASSAPVRVPEWPAARFPPGSGEHGYGVSCREEDGEWMAPHEYLQAQARSSGRGTAAPSVFEGVGRTLKGRDLSRVRDAVWSNTGFFG, encoded by the coding sequence ATGGGGAAGGGCCGCAGCTGCAGGTACGGATCAGAGCGGCTGCTCTACCCCGTCCAGGCCAGCGGTCACCACGTCGCCGGCGCCGCCGATCACCTCGCCGACCTCGACGAGGAGGACGTCTGGTCGGTGCTCGCCGCGCCTGCGCCCGACTCCAACCGCTCCACCAGCAGCGGCAGGCAACCTGAGCAGGTCCGTCGCGGCCGGTGGACCGCAGGGGGGCTGTCGCTGGCGTTCGAGGCAACGGCGTCCGCGCCGGCAGGGCGCCACCATCATCACGTGGCGAGCTCGGCGCCTGTCAGGGTGCCCGAGTGGCCGGCGGCCAGGTTCCCGCCTGGGTCTGGCGAGCACGGCTACGGCGTGAGCTGCCGTGAGGAGGACGGGGAGTGGATGGCGCCGCACGAGTACCTGCAGGCCCAGGCACGGAGCAGCGGGCGCGGCACGGCTGCGCCGTCGGTGTTCGAGGGCGTGGGGAGGACGCTGAAAGGTCGCGACCTCAGCCGGGTGCGCGACGCCGTCTGGAGCAACACCGGGTTCTTCGGCTAA